The Betta splendens chromosome 4, fBetSpl5.4, whole genome shotgun sequence genome contains a region encoding:
- the cngb3.1 gene encoding cyclic nucleotide-gated cation channel beta-3 isoform X4, translating to MFSRLRSLIRAPEAPPVQAPTPPASPAPPAQEAKPPEKKDEKGQSKTEEENKDVKKDEEKKEEVKKEEETKSAPSAAPAPAPAAPTPTPAAAPAPASAPSAAPAPAPAPAAGGPDQTEGAGEEVPPPPVVYFRYTDDTLRGLIKRLRERTETLKEKAIDPYATSPEISPPVTPILKKEDYIRLKEEERIAKEEADKKKAEEAAKKAEEKKKKDEEKRLEAEKKAEEERLAEEARKKAKILPDLSCSVIDILFRPIETKMDMLLGSTIDPFTDRRYIAWLTVVAVAYNYNIWFCSARLAFPYHNPTVNPFWIFFDILSDVVNVIDIMVWQPRLQFVKAGDIIKDRTMTKVHYRTSQRFKTDLFSILPFDLLGLHFKFSSVYRLNRIVRIDSFFEFSDRLESIMAKAYIWRVIRTTGYLLFVLHLNACAFYVASVHQGLATTTWVYDGKGTAYIRCYYFAVRSLINIGGLPEPITTFEITFQMTNFFIGVFVFSSLIGQMRDVIGAATAGQTYFRASMDGCVAYMNTYTIPKLVQNRVRTWYNYTWAAQGMLDESELLDKMPLVMRTAIAVDINLATFQKIALFQGCDQQMLVDMLLRLKSIVYLPGDFVVKKGDIGKEMYIIKSGAVQVVGGPDNSIVFVTLKAGCVFGEISLLQSAKDGGNRRTANVKAHGFANLFVLEKKDLFDILVHYPESQKVLARKGRKLIKAKGPATAKTTEEKQKGLTLFGQKPPTPKMLKVFGNFRKGGLMDKLKQKD from the exons gaAGCAAAGCCTCCTGAAAAGAAGGATGAAAAAGGACAGTcaaagacggaggaggagaataaAGATGTCAAAAAAgatgaggagaagaaggaagaagtgaagaaagaggaggagactaAATCAG ctccctctgctgctcctgctcctgctcccgcTGCGCCTACACCcacgcctgctgctgctcctgctccagcttctgctccttctgctgctcctgctcctgctccagctcctgctgctggtggtccaGACCAAACAGAGGGCGCTGG CGAAGaagtcccacctccacctgtggTCTACTTCCGCTACACAGATGACACACTCAGAGGTCTGATCAAGAGGTTAAGAGAGCGGACAGAGACGCTCAAAGAGAAAGCAATAGATCCCTATGCCACCTCTCCAGAAATCAGCCCACCTGTCA CTCCCATTCTAAAGAAAGAGGACTACATCagactgaaggaggaggagcgcatcgccaaagaggaagcagataaaaagaaggcagaggaggcggctaagaaggctgaggagaagaagaagaaggacgaGGAGAAGAGGCTGGAGGCGgagaagaaagcagaggaggagagactggcAGAGGAGGCGAGGAAGAAAGCCAAGATCCTCCCGGACCTCAGCTGCTCCGTCATTGACATCCTCTTCCGTCCCATTGAGACGAAGATGGACATGCTCCTGGGAAGCACCATAGATCCCTTCACAG ATCGCCGCTACATCGCCTGGTTGACCGTGGTAGCGGTTGCGTACAACTACAACATTTGGTTCTGCTCCGCCCGCTTGGCGTTTCCCTATCACAACCCAACCGTCAACCCCTTCTGGATATTCTTTGACATTCTTAGCGATGTGGTGAATGTCATCGACATCATGGTTTGGCAACCTCGACTTCAGTTTGTCAAAGCTGGAGACATCATT AAAGACAGAACGATGACAAAGGTACACTATCGGACATCCCAGCGATTTAAG ACTGACCTGTTCAGCATCCTTCCGTTCGACCTTCTAGGCCTGCACTTTAAATTCTCCTCCGTGTATCGACTCAACCGCATCGTCAGG ATCGATTCCTTCTTTGAGTTCAGCGATCGCCTTGAGAGCATCATGGCCAAAGCTTACATCTGGAG AGTCATTCGCACCACAGGCTACCTGCTGTTTGTCCTCCATCTCAATGCCTGCGCATTCTATGTGGCCTCTGTACACCAGGGTCTGGCAACCACTACATGGGTGTATGATGGGAAGGGCACAGC GTACATACGTTGCTACTACTTTGCAGTGCGCAGCCTCATCAACATCGGGGGTCTTCCAGAACCTATAACCACTTTTGAGATCACCTTCCAGATGACTAACTTTTTTATTGGTGTCTTCGTGTTTTCCAGTCTGATTGGACAG ATGAGAGATGTTATCGGTGCGGCGACAGCAGGTCAGACATATTTCCGGGCTTCGATGGACGGTTGCGTGGCCTATATGAACACCTACACGATCCCAAAGTTGGTCCAAAACAGAGTTCGTACTTGGTACAACTACACGTGGGCTGCTCAGGGCATGTTGG atgagtcagagctgctggacaAGATGCCTCTGGTGATGAGAACTGCCATCGCTGTGGACATCAACCTGGCAACATTTCAGAAGATTGCACTGTTTCAG GGCTGTGACCAGCAGATGCTGGTGGACATGCTGCTGAGGCTCAAGTCCATCGTCTATCTGCCTGGAGACTTTGTTGTGAAGAAA GGAGACATCGGTAAAGAAATGTATATCATCAAAAGTGGAGCAGTGCAGGTGGTGGGAGGACCCGACAACAGTATTGTGTTTGTCACGCTGAAGgctggttgtgtgtttggagaaatCAG TTTACTACAGTCTGCCAAAGACGGAGGAAACCGGCGCACTGCTAATGTCAAAGCCCACGGCTTTGCCAACCTGTTCGTCCTGGAGAAGAAGGACCTGTTCGACATCCTCGTCCACTACCCAGAGTCTCAGAAAGTGCTGGCCAGGAAGGGAAG GAAACTGATTAAAGCCAAAGGTCCTGCAACTGCGAAGACGACTGAAGAGAAGCAGAAAGGTCTGACACTGTTTGGACAAAAACCGCCGACGCCCAAGATGCTCAAAGTCTTTGGCAACTTCCGCAAAGGAGGCCTAATGGACAAACTTAAG CAAAAAGACTGA